From Candidatus Hydrogenedentota bacterium, the proteins below share one genomic window:
- a CDS encoding endonuclease III domain-containing protein, translating into MAAHYGPTGWWPGDTPFEVAVGAILTQNTAWTNVEKAIAHLKAARLLSPRALLAADLAAVEAALRPSGYFRQKTERVLLFCQWLTDRFGGSMRRMAAEPLAPLRAELLALRGIGPETADDILLYACEKPVFVVDAYTRRILGRHGIAPHNLPYEEMRALFEGALPADVALFKEYHGLIVWTGKDFCRTQPRCAGCPLAPLLPRGGPRD; encoded by the coding sequence GGCGCGATCCTCACGCAGAACACGGCGTGGACCAATGTGGAGAAGGCCATCGCCCACCTGAAGGCCGCCCGCCTGCTGTCGCCCCGCGCGCTGCTCGCCGCGGACCTTGCGGCGGTGGAGGCCGCGCTGCGGCCCTCGGGCTACTTCCGCCAGAAGACGGAGCGCGTGCTCCTCTTCTGCCAATGGCTGACAGACCGCTTCGGCGGGTCCATGCGCCGCATGGCTGCCGAACCCCTGGCGCCCCTGCGCGCGGAGCTGCTGGCGCTCAGGGGGATCGGCCCCGAGACGGCGGATGACATCCTCCTCTACGCCTGCGAAAAGCCCGTCTTCGTCGTGGACGCCTACACCCGCCGGATTCTCGGCCGCCACGGCATCGCGCCCCACAACCTCCCCTACGAGGAGATGCGCGCCCTGTTCGAGGGCGCCCTGCCCGCCGATGTCGCCCTGTTCAAGGAATACCACGGCCTCATCGTGTGGACCGGCAAGGACTTCTGCCGGACACAGCCGCGGTGCGCGGGATGCCCCCTCGCCCCGCTCCTGCCGCGCGGCGGCCCCCGGGACTGA